From one Lolium rigidum isolate FL_2022 chromosome 4, APGP_CSIRO_Lrig_0.1, whole genome shotgun sequence genomic stretch:
- the LOC124705666 gene encoding uncharacterized protein LOC124705666, producing MRKVCPNLDREDGLDTVLEVPLPELHQEASSTVRSRRRRRTVKSWVRSHVDHQHRRDGAALASRADVQAMLGVMGAPLVPQPVQARKGMAGRDIKEEPLEVSKARYIVEQYVAAAGGEAALSAATSMYAMGKVRMSTSKGRAAKKGMGVGSGGAGEVSGGFVVWQKKPELWCVEMVVAGGTKMSAGSDGKVAWRQTPWQQAHASRGPPRPIRRCVQGLDPKSTADLFSSAAWVGEETVDSEDCFVLRVDAEVSALDARSTADVEVIRHALWGYFSQRTGLLVRLEDTHLLRMSTPSTDAEDGEDMYWETTMESSIRDYRPVDGINIAHAGRTVVTVSRFASAAGTVDDAEARRRRPCTCMEETWSIEEVDFNIAGLSNECFLPPRDLLVSSSSKEQQRQKKLGHGATKGGARDAVKAVDDSSDGAGCGIRASVARKALVPVVTGLAWFGPVKVAAVDSLDAAEESKDSTCTSTR from the exons ATGAGGAAGGTGTGCCCCAACCTAGACCGGGAGGACGGCCTCGACACCGTGCTCGAGGTGCCGCTCCCCGAGCTCCACCAGGAGGCGTCGTCCACTGTGCgcagccggcgccggcgccgcacgGTCAAGTCGTGGGTGCGGTCGCACGTCGATCACCAGCACCGGCGTGATGGTGCGGCGCTAGCTTCGCGGGCCGACGTGCAGGCCATGCTCGGCGTGATGGGCGCGCCGCTGGTGCCCCAGCCCGTGCAGGCCAGGAAGGGCATGGCCGGACGTGACATCAAGGAGGAGCCCCTT GAGGTGTCCAAGGCGAGGTACATCGTGGAGCAGTACGTGGCGGCGGCCGGGGGCGAGGCGGCGCTGAGCGCGGCGACGAGCATGTACGCGATGGGGAAGGTGCGGATGAGCACATCCAAGGGCAGGGCAGCCAAGAAAGGAATGGgcgtcggcagcggcggcgccggcgaggtgtCCGGAGGGTTTGTGGTGTGGCAGAAGAAGCCCGAGCTGTGGTGCGTCGAgatggtggtggccggcggcaCCAAGATGAGCGCCGGCAGCGACGGCAAGGTCGCCTGGCGCCAGACGCCGTGGCAGCAGGCCCACGCCTCCCGAGGCCCCCCGCGACCAATCCGCAGATGCGTCCAG GGTTTGGACCCAAAGTCGACGGCGGACCTCTTCTCCAGCGCCGCGTGGGTCGGCGAGGAAACCGTGGACAGCGAGGACTGCTTCGTGCTGCGCGTCGACGCCGAGGTCTCCGCTCTGGACGCCCGGAGCACCGCCGACGTGGAGGTGATCCGGCACGCCCTGTGGGGCTACTTCAGCCAGCGCACCGggctgctcgtccgcctcgagGACACCCACCTGCTGCGCATGTCCACACCCTCGACCGATGCCGAAGACGGCGAGGACATGTACTGGGAGACCACCATGGAGTCCTCCATCCGCGACTACCGCCCCGTCGACGGCATCAACATCGCGCACGCCGGCCGCACCGTCGTCACCGTGTCCCGGTTCGCCAGCGCCGCCGGGACCGTGGACGACGCCGAGGCGCGCAGGAGGAGGCCCTGCACGTGCATGGAGGAGACGTGGAGCATCGAGGAGGTCGACTTCAACATCGCCGGCCTCTCCAACGAGTGCTTCCTGCCTCCCAGGGACCTGCTTGTTAGCAGCAGCTCCAAAGAGCAGCAGCGGCAGAAGAAGCTGGGCCACGGGGCCACAAAGGGTGGTGCTCGGGACGCCGTCAAGGCCGTCGATGACAGCAGCGACGGTGCTGGCTGCGGCATCCGCGCGTCCGTCGCCAGGAAGGCGCTCGTTCCGGTCGTGACTGGACTAGCTTGGTTCGGTCCGGTTAAGGTTGCCGCCGTCGACAGCTTGGACGCCGCCGAGGAGTCCAAGGACTCCACGTGCACATCGACGAGATGA